Proteins from a single region of Nomascus leucogenys isolate Asia chromosome 2, Asia_NLE_v1, whole genome shotgun sequence:
- the C2H16orf74 gene encoding uncharacterized protein C16orf74 homolog — MGLKMSCLKGFQMCVSSSSSNHDEAPVLNDKHLDVPDIIITPPTPTGMMLPRDSGNTVWLDETGSCPDDGEIDPEA; from the exons ATGGGGCTTAAGATGTCCTGCCTGAAAG GCTTTCAAATGTgtgtcagcagcagcagcagcaaccacGACGAGGCCCCCGTCCTGAACGACAAGCACCTAGACGTGCCCGACATCATCATcacgccccccacccccacggGCATGATGCTGCCAAGGGACTCGGGCAACACAG TCTGGCTGGATGAGACAGGGTCGTGCCCGGATGATGGAGAAATCGACCCGGAAGCCTGA